The Desulfomicrobium escambiense DSM 10707 genome includes a region encoding these proteins:
- a CDS encoding TIGR03016 family PEP-CTERM system-associated outer membrane protein, with protein sequence MRAITGIQLAITVCFVAVASGVWAEPAWQASVSVSEEFNDNTKEERHGEEDYVTALRPALSYKNEGGRLEFDAAYRGDYRYYARQTRDEEFNHDLRAHALLDAMDSFLFLEASDVYRLVNRDRTLGDASEDDGTTRLVQQNMFTISPYIAPRFGERGSARIGYALSNIWYDDEDMDSKDIHRGFVDGEYGLSSTAALLGGYSYTVEVSEDETVDRHIVYAGGRYAYSENGEVFAKIGPHFTRYRDEGSSTSGLYWDAGLNHDFGVVALQILTGVSFEDDPDTADTYERRFGTVRLTKAWTRTTASIWTTIEDYDENYDEDYDERDQRDGDDGESVRRTVLGLNVVRELTSRLTGTVGLSRDFRDDSDDTRRWYANLLLAYAVTERMNIGCYYRFKDSSSDDPDEEFTVNRVGVQLTMIF encoded by the coding sequence ATGAGAGCGATTACGGGAATTCAGCTGGCGATCACCGTGTGTTTCGTGGCCGTCGCCTCAGGTGTCTGGGCCGAGCCGGCCTGGCAGGCTTCCGTGAGCGTGAGTGAGGAGTTCAACGACAACACGAAAGAGGAACGTCACGGCGAAGAGGATTACGTTACCGCCCTGCGACCCGCGCTCTCCTATAAAAACGAGGGGGGTAGACTGGAATTCGACGCCGCCTACAGGGGGGACTACCGATATTACGCACGGCAGACCCGGGACGAGGAGTTCAACCACGACCTGAGGGCCCATGCCCTGCTCGACGCCATGGACAGCTTCCTGTTCCTGGAAGCCTCGGACGTCTATCGCCTGGTCAACAGGGACCGCACCTTGGGGGACGCGTCGGAGGATGACGGTACGACAAGGCTCGTGCAGCAGAACATGTTCACCATCTCTCCGTATATCGCGCCGCGGTTCGGCGAACGCGGCAGCGCCAGGATCGGGTATGCCTTGAGCAACATCTGGTACGACGACGAGGACATGGATTCCAAGGACATCCACCGCGGCTTCGTGGACGGGGAATACGGGCTTTCTTCCACCGCGGCGCTGCTCGGCGGGTATTCCTACACGGTGGAGGTGTCCGAGGATGAAACCGTGGACAGGCACATCGTCTATGCCGGCGGCCGGTACGCATATTCCGAAAACGGAGAGGTCTTCGCGAAAATCGGTCCGCACTTCACGCGCTATCGCGACGAAGGATCGTCCACATCGGGCCTGTACTGGGATGCGGGACTCAATCACGATTTCGGGGTGGTGGCCCTGCAGATTCTGACGGGCGTCTCCTTCGAGGACGATCCCGACACCGCGGACACATATGAACGCCGTTTCGGCACGGTCCGCCTGACCAAGGCCTGGACCCGCACCACCGCGAGCATCTGGACCACCATCGAGGACTACGACGAGAACTACGACGAGGACTACGACGAAAGGGATCAAAGGGATGGGGACGACGGGGAGTCCGTGCGCCGCACGGTCTTGGGACTGAACGTCGTCCGGGAGTTGACATCGCGGCTGACCGGGACGGTCGGACTCAGCCGCGACTTCAGGGACGATTCCGACGACACCAGGAGATGGTACGCGAACCTGCTTCTGGCGTATGCCGTGACTGAAAGGATGAACATCGGATGCTACTACAGGTTCAAGGATTCTTCGTCGGATGATCCGGACGAGGAATTTACGGTGAACAGGGTTGGGGTGCAGTTGACCATGATTTTTTAA